TTATACATTGTCAAATCATTCTCCAACCCCCACAGAAGTTGGAACTATTTCATGGCTGGCTTTTGTTGTTGGTTTTTATATCAACTCATTCTTGGCCTTTACACGGGTACACTCGTTTCAATCCCCTACCTTGTCGGAGTAACAACCGCAATCCTACTTCTCTGTGGAGTCATCGGATTATTTTCATTGGCATTCTTATCGGTATGGAGAGATAAACAGAGAGGGCTTACAGGTAGGATGCACTAGAATTCGAGAATTCAATTTTATCGATACACATTATGTACTTGACTGCAGATTGGCTGATTCTATACAAAGGGTATCGATTGCTCAATACTCACTCTAAGTAGAGCAATCTGCTCAGTTAATCGATTCATGATCTCTTGTATCTCGCTTCTGTTCTCCTTCTCTCAATGATTGCTTCACCGAACTTTGGAGTCTGTGTATAGACTCCAAAGTTAGGTGGGTGGAATCGGATGTTCGTATATAAAGAGAGTCACCGCTAATGGCTGAAAATATAGATTCCAAAGTTCGGGCGAAAGTATGGCTCACACCTGACCAGGTCGACGAACTGCGGTCGGCATGCTACTCGGTTGGTGCTGACTACCTGCAGCAGCGTAATGAGGCAATCATCGCGCTCATGTACGACACCGGCCTCCGGGTCGGCGAACTGGTCGCTGTCGACGTGGACATGCTTAGAGAGGGCAACACCGCGCTGTATGTCCCGACACATATCCAAAAGGACTACCCGAACGACAACGAGCCCGCCCCGGCCACGCTTGAGTTGGCCTCGGACGTGTCCCGACTCCTGTCATCGTACCTCAACAGTCGATGGAAAGAGTCGCCCGCATTGTTCCCTTCTCGATCAAGCGACCGAATCACCACACAGGGTGTTCGGGACGTGATCTCGAAGATTGCCGAGGAAACGGGCGTCCGGCCGTACCTCGTCGATGGCACTCGGGGCGAGTCCGGCGACGTTACACCGCACGCGCTTCGACACAGCGTTGCCTACCGCATGATGAACGCCGAGGATGGTAACACGTTGTACGACGTGAGGAATCGTCTTCGGCACCGCAGCATCCAGACAACTGAGCAAGTGTACGATCATATGATCCGAGTATGACCGACGAGAGCGAAGATGTCGACCCAGAGAACCCACGTCCAGCTGGCCATTACCCACGGTTCAGAGACAACGAATGGCACTACGTGCCTGACGAACTCGCCCAGACGATATCGCTGGGCCCTGGTGGCGACGGCGAGAAAGGGCAGGACTAGGTACTGACGTACACGCCAGAGAAACGAGACCCAGACGACCGCGAGACAATTCTCGTCCGGTTGACGCCCCATGCGCTCCACGAGCTCTATATTGAGGTGAAGGATCTTGATGTCGAGACGAGACAGATGGGTCACCGAGCCGAGTGTGATCTCTGCGGTGAGATGGTCGACCTTGACCGGGCGATCCCGAACGCCTGTGGTGAGGCGTGCCACAAGCACTGCTGGGCCGAGTATACGGGTGCTCCGGAGTGGTTCAGTGCCCGGGTGTGAGGGTGTGTTCTACTGTGGACTGTGCTATCGTGTATTATTTACCACAACTAAACTATAGCTATGAATAATGTACGAACTAAGTGGCTTTCAGCGAGATCTGTTGTATTGTGTTGCGGCACTGAATGAGCCTAACGGACAGGAGATCGGTCGTGAGCTGGCAGAGTACTCTTCGACTGAGGTGAATCATGGACGGCTCTACCCCAAT
This sequence is a window from Halohasta litchfieldiae. Protein-coding genes within it:
- a CDS encoding tyrosine-type recombinase/integrase, coding for MAENIDSKVRAKVWLTPDQVDELRSACYSVGADYLQQRNEAIIALMYDTGLRVGELVAVDVDMLREGNTALYVPTHIQKDYPNDNEPAPATLELASDVSRLLSSYLNSRWKESPALFPSRSSDRITTQGVRDVISKIAEETGVRPYLVDGTRGESGDVTPHALRHSVAYRMMNAEDGNTLYDVRNRLRHRSIQTTEQVYDHMIRV